The window GACACGCCCGCACCTGCCAACGCACGTCCTGTCTTGCCGTCCTTCACCATTGCTATGGCTTCTACCCTGCACACGGGAACAGCCTTCATGATATCGTCAGTGCCGTTCCTGTTCGAGGAAAAGTAGCCCTCGTTTTTAGCCGTATTGAAGCTGAAGGAGAAGTCGTCCTTCTCGCTGTTAACAGGCTTCCCTACGTTAACCGCTTCCCCGTCCCTGTTAAGGTCTGCCCTGAAGACATCAAGTCCTCCAAATCCCTGCTTCCCGCTCGATGCAAAATAAAGGATGCCGTTCTCGCCTATGGAAGGGAACCCTTCCTTGCCAGCAGTGTTCACGTTGGATCCCAGGTTCTGCGGCTTGCCGTAATTGCTGCCGTCAACCGATACCTTCCAGATGTCGGAATCGCCGTGGCCGCCCGGCATGTTCGAGGTAAAGTAAAGCGTCTTGCCGTCCGGGCTGAGGCTTGGGTGCGTTACCGAATAGCTTTTGCTGTTGAACGGAAGTGCCTGGATATTGGTCCACTTGCCATCAACCTTTGTAGCCCTGTAGAGTCCCTGCTGCCCTATCTTCACGTTGTTCTTCCTGTCCCTGTCAAAGTTGCCGTCATTGAGCCCGTCCCTGGCAAAGAACATGGTGTTACCGTCCGCGCTCACCGTAACCGGACCGTCATGGAAGGCGGTGTTCAGCTCACCGACCGCCCTGGGTTCCGACAGCGTGCCGTCCGCATTCCTTACCGACTGGAAGATATCCAGGTAGGGCTGTTTTACCCATTTGTCGGTCCTGTTCGAGTTGTTCCTCGTACTCACGAAGTACAGGATATTGTCATTGGAGAGCACTGCCCCGAAGTCACCCTGGTCCTTGCTGTTGATGC is drawn from Flavobacterium lindanitolerans and contains these coding sequences:
- a CDS encoding PD40 domain-containing protein — translated: MKKIYIAAGLFLAIASGYGQNRSSEKADKLYDSYQYVAAIEEYLKLAEGRKGDSHVYRQLADSYYNVFNMGEAARWYAKAAESSQDAETYYRYAQALRSQGKYQEANRQMDRFAALLPNDQRAKDHKANPDYIPSLSSKDRLFDISETGINSKDQGDFGAVLSNDNILYFVSTRNNSNRTDKWVKQPYLDIFQSVRNADGTLSEPRAVGELNTAFHDGPVTVSADGNTMFFARDGLNDGNFDRDRKNNVKIGQQGLYRATKVDGKWTNIQALPFNSKSYSVTHPSLSPDGKTLYFTSNMPGGHGDSDIWKVSVDGSNYGKPQNLGSNVNTAGKEGFPSIGENGILYFASSGKQGFGGLDVFRADLNRDGEAVNVGKPVNSEKDDFSFSFNTAKNEGYFSSNRNGTDDIMKAVPVCRVEAIAMVKDGKTGRALAGAGVS